In Porites lutea chromosome 1, jaPorLute2.1, whole genome shotgun sequence, a single genomic region encodes these proteins:
- the LOC140947289 gene encoding uncharacterized protein, whose translation MDIKTLLDNLHDELSCSVCMCTFTDPKQLPCLHNFCLHCLNEVQRTSGVHGKITCPECRRQFQISGSGNPSELPTNFRINSLLDVLAIKECSTANVKCGNCDKRSSQTSYCFQCCSFWCEKCILGHDIMRANNEHRTLALKDFQDQDIKAVLERPAFCQKKHHEKEELKFFCKGCKVAICSTCAVTLHEGHSKMPLQEATDEGKTQISSIIKSLKDKVLEKQKEVEQFNQKSIAFQSKVAEVKSQVQSCVDQIIAIIEAKKQDVFDVIDNQATKSLESLLQKKGEVEKQVKLIESAIEQTETLLKRGFSSEIKGFSETFDSILKEQGTKENRDTKCIPRFSFTKSEKLINLLSMSEGIGKVEFVFSETKAEQSGTKGKESNKVVAGNKGTNFCESPFKAQVQTRRFRSVMSFGQQGKSVEMLNLPYGVAVNDQDEIAVTELGNHRVSVLSSDGTHLRSFGRKGQNNGEFQFPTGIAFDSHGNIVVADCYNHSVQVFDRNGKFLSMFGKQGKRDNQLESPAGLSINGDGEIIVADKGNKLIKIFSSNGKYSRKFDGGGSLVNLYYCIQHGQYFIVSDRGNYSIKMFNLEGKFISKFGKQGIENGEFNEPRYLSVNKEGLLMVCDEKNHRVQVLDLSGKFVTKFGSEGSERGEFKCPVSTANLSDGRIVVCEKENNRIQVFDQL comes from the coding sequence ATGGATATAAAGACCTTGCTCGACAATCTTCATGATGAATTATCCTGTTCCGTGTGTATGTGTACATTCACTGATCCAAAGCAGTTGCCTTGTTTGCACAATTTCTGTCTTCACTGCCTGAACGAAGTTCAACGAACGAGCGGCGTCCATGGCAAAATTACATGCCCCGAGTGCAGAAGACAGTTTCAGATTTCTGGAAGTGGAAATCCCAGCGAACTTCCCACAAATTTTCGAATAAACAGCCTGTTAGATGTCTTGGCAATAAAAGAGTGTAGTACAGCTAACGTGAAGTGTGGAAACTGCGATAAAAGGAGTTCCCAGACCTCGTATTGCTTCCAGTGTTGTTCCTTCTGGTGCGAGAAATGCATTTTAGGACATGACATAATGCGTGCTAACAACGAACACAGAACGCTAGCACTAAAAGATTTTCAAGATCAAGACATCAAGGCCGTATTAGAGCGACCAGCATTTTGTCAGAAGAAACACCATGAAAAAGAAGAGCTGAAATTCTTTTGCAAGGGCTGTAAAGTCGCCATTTGTAGCACTTGTGCTGTAACACTTCATGAAGGTCATAGTAAGATGCCTTTGCAAGAAGCTACTGATGAGGGCAAAACACAGATTAGCTCCAtaataaaatctttaaaagacaaagtactggaaaaacaaaaggaagtcGAACAATTCAACCAAAAAAGCATCGCATTTCAATCGAAAGTAGCCGAGGTAAAAAGCCAAGTGCAGTCTTGTGTAGACCAAATTATTGCAATCATCGAAGCGAAAAAACAAGATGTTTTTGATGTGATTGATAATCAAGCGACAAAATCACTGGAATCTCTCTTACAGAAAAAAGGCGAAGTGGAAAAACAAGTGAAATTAATTGAATCAGCAATTGAACAAACTGAAACTCTGTTAAAACGAGGTTTTAGTTCTGAAATCAAGGGATTCAGTGAAACATTTGATTCAATCCTGAAGGAACAGGGCACCAAAGAAAACCGCGACACTAAATGTATTCCTCGGTTTAGTTTcactaaaagtgaaaaactaaTTAACCTGCTGAGCATGAGCGAGGGGATAGGTAAAGTAGAATTTGTTTTTAGCGAAACTAAAGCGGAACAATCAGGAACTAAAGGTAAAGAAAGTAATAAAGTAGTTGCAGGGAATAAAGGGACAAATTTTTGTGAAAGTCCTTTTAAGGCTCAGGTACAAACCAGGCGCTTCAGATCTGTGATGTCATTTGGACAACAAGGTAAGTCTGTTGAAATGCTTAACTTGCCCTATGGGGTGGCAGTGAATGATCAGGATGAAATTGCTGTGACTGAGCTCGGTAACCACAGGGTTTCAGTGTTAAGTAGTGACGGTACCCACTTAAGATCCTTTGGAAGGAAGGGTCAGAATAATGGTGAGTTCCAGTTCCCTACAGGGATCGCTTTTGATAGTCATGGCAATATTGTAGTGGCAGACTGTTATAACCACAGTGTGCAAGTCTTTGATCGGAATGGCAAGTTTCTTAGTATGTTTGGTAAACAAGGAAAACGTGATAATCAGCTTGAATCCCCTGcaggtttatcaataaacggcgACGGTGAAATTATTGTTGCTGATAAAGGTAACAAATTAATCAAGATATTCTCTTCTAATGGGAAGTATTCACGTAAATTTGATGGAGGAGGTTCTTTGGTCAATCTCTATTACTGTATCCAACACGGTCAATATTTTATAGTCTCAGATCGTGGTAATTATTCCATTAAAATGTTTAATCTGGAGGGAAAGTTTATTTCTAAATTTGGAAAACAGGGAATCGAAAATGGAGAATTCAATGAGCCCCGTTACTTGTCAGTTAACAAAGAAGGATTGCTTATGGTCTGTGATGAAAAGAATCACAGAGTTCAGGTACTTGATCTGAGTGGAAAGTTTGTTACAAAGTTTGGAAGTGAAGGTAGTGAGAGAGGAGAGTTTAAGTGTCCAGTGTCTACAGCAAATCTTAGTGATGGAAGGATAGTTGTGTGTGAGAAGGAGAACAACCGAATACAGGTTTTTGACCAGTTATAA
- the LOC140934150 gene encoding E3 ubiquitin-protein ligase TRIM71-like, producing the protein MDIKTLLDNLHDEVSCSVCMCPFTDPKQLPCLHSFCLHCLNGIQRTSGVHGKITCPECRRQFQISGSGNPSELPTNFRINSLLDVLAIKECSTVNVKCRNCEKRSAKTLYCFQCCSFWCEECIVGHNIMRENKDHRTLALKDFQDQDIKAVLERPAFCQKKHHENKELEFFCKNCKVAICNTCAITLHEGHGKMPLQEATDERKTQINSMIRSLKDKVREKQKEVEQFNQKSIAFQWKVAEVKSQVQSCVDQIIAIIEARKQDVFDAVDNQAKQSLESLSQKKEEVEKQLKIIESAIEQTETLLKRSFSTKILGFSETFDSILQEQRTQENRDIEYIPRFSFTKSEKLINLLSMSEGIGNVEFVFSETKAQQSGAKGEESSKVIAGNKGANVRDSPLETQVQTRRFRSVLSFGQEGESVGILNKPWGVAVNDRDEIAVTGFSNHRVSVFSSDGTHLRSFGRYGNNNGKFQCPAGIAFNSHGNIVVADYSNHRVQVFDRNGNFLSKFGSLDNQLNNPLGLSINGNGDIIVADRDNKLIKIFSSSGGYLRKFGGAGSLVSPHHCIQHGQYFIVSDAGDHSIKMFNLEGKFISKFGKHGNKDGEFNKPRCLSVNKEGLLMVCDAENARVQLFELSGKFVTKFGSEGSERGELKFPVSTANLSDGRIVVSDFYKNRIQVFDKI; encoded by the coding sequence ATGGATATAAAGACCTTGCTCGACAATCTTCATGATGAAGTATCCTGTTCTGTGTGTATGTGTCCATTCACTGATCCAAAGCAGTTGCCCTGTTTGCACAGTTTCTGTCTTCACTGCCTGAACGGAATTCAACGAACGAGTGGCGTCCATGGTAAAATTACGTGCCCCGAGTGCAGAAGACAGTTTCAGATTTCTGGAAGTGGAAATCCCAGCGAACTTCCCACCAATTTTCGAATAAACAGCTTGCTAGATGTCTTGGCAATAAAAGAGTGCAGTACAGTCAACGTCAAATGCAGAAACTGCGAGAAACGGAGCGCCAAGACCTTATATTGCTTCCAGTGTTGTTCATTCTGGTGTGAAGAATGTATTGTAGGACATAACATAATGCGAGAAAATAAAGACCACAGAACTCTAGCGTTGAAAGATTTTCAAGATCAAGACATCAAAGCTGTTTTAGAGCGACCAGCATTTTGTCAGAAGAAACACCATGAAAACAAAGAGTTGGAATTCTTTTGCAAGAACTGTAAAGTCGCCATTTGCAACACTTGTGCCATAACGCTTCATGAAGGTCATGGTAAGATGCCCTTGCAAGAAGCTACTGATGAGCGCAAAACACAGATCAACTCCATGATTCGATCTTTAAAAGACAAAGTAcgggaaaaacaaaaggaagtcGAACAATTCAACCAAAAAAGCATCGCATTTCAATGGAAAGTAGCCGAGGTAAAAAGCCAAGTGCAGTCTTGTGTAGACCAAATTATTGCAATCATCGAAGCGAGAAAACAAGATGTTTTTGATGCAGTCGATAATCAAGCGAAACAATCACTGGAATCTCTCTcacagaaaaaagaagaagtggaaaaacaattaaaaataattgaatCAGCAATTGAACAAACTGAAACTCTGTTGAAACGAAGCTTTAGTACTAAAATCCTGGGATTCAGTGAAACATTTGATTCAATCCTACAGGAACAGAGAACACAAGAAAACCGTGACATTGAATATATTCCTCGGTTTAGTTTCACTAAAAGTGAAAAGCTGATTAACCTGTTGAGCATGAGCGAGGGGATAGGTAATGTAGAATTTGTTTTTAGCGAAACTAAAGCGCAACAATCAGGAGCTAAAGGTGAAGAAAGTAGTAAAGTAATTGCTGGGAATAAAGGGGCAAATGTTCGTGACAGTCCTCTTGAGACTCAGGTACAAACCAGGCGTTTCAGATCTGTGCTGTCATTTGGACAAGAAGGTGAGTCTGTTGGAATACTTAATAAGCCCTGGGGGGTGGCAGTGAATGATCGTGATGAAATTGCTGTGACTGGGTTCTCTAACCACAGGGTTTCAGTGTTTAGTAGTGACGGTACCCACTTAAGATCGTTTGGTAGATACGGTAACAATAATGGTAAGTTTCAGTGCCCTGCAGGCATCGCTTTTAATAGTCATGGCAATATTGTAGTGGCAGACTATAGTAACCACAGGGTGCAAGTCTTCGATAGGAATGGTAACTTTCTCAGTAAGTTTGGAAGTCTTGATAATCAGCTTAATAACCCTCTAGGCTTATCAATAAACGGCAACGGTGATATTATTGTTGCTGACAGAGATAACAAATTAATCAAGATATTCTCTTCTAGTGGGGGGTATTTACGTAAATTTGGTGGAGCAGGTTCTTTGGTCAGTCCCCATCACTGTATCCAACACGGTCAATATTTTATAGTCTCAGATGCTGGTGACCATTCCATTAAAATGTTTAATCTGGAGGGAAAGTTTATTTCTAAATTTGGAAAACATGGAAACAAGGATGGAGAGTTCAATAAGCCCCGTTGCTTGTCAGTTAACAAAGAAGGATTGTTAATGGTCTGTGATGCAGAAAATGCCAGAGTTCAGTTATTTGAACTAAGTGGAAAGTTTGTTACAAAGTTTGGAAGTGAAGGTAGTGAGAGAGGAGAGTTAAAGTTTCCAGTGTCAACAGCAAATCTTAGTGATGGAAGGATAGTTGTAAGTGATTTTTACAAGAACCGAATCCAGGTTTTTGACAAGATATAA